Proteins co-encoded in one Aspergillus flavus chromosome 2, complete sequence genomic window:
- a CDS encoding aconitate hydratase mitochondrial precursor, with translation MVRQLVWQRATASRRLAPKCLPPQGLFNRRGLATEASSVSSRMPPYPKILRNLEEVRRVLGSSRALTLAEKILYAHLANPEESLLSGTDNGRDIRGKANLKLKPDRVAMQDASAQMALLQFMSCGLPSTAVPASIHCDHMIVGERGADTDLPASIKGNSEVFDFLESAAKRYGIEFWAPGAGIIHQSVLENYAAPGLMMLGTDSHTPNAGGLGAIAIGVGGADAVDALVDAPWELKAPRVLGVRLEGKLNGWAAPKDIILHLAGKLTVRGGTGFIIEYHGPGVETLSCTGQATICNMGAEVGATTSVFPFSPSMIPYLQATHRGDVAKAAAEIAASGPKNLLRADNGAEYDQVITIDLSTLEPHINGPFTPDLSVPLSAFADTVREKNWPETFGAGLIGSCTNSSYEDMTRAEDLVKQASAAGLKPKADFFITPGSEQIRATLDRDQTLSTFASAGGTVLANACGPCIGQWKRTDGVAKGEDNAIFTSYNRNFPGRNDGNRRTMNFLASPELVTALAYSGRTTFNPMTDSLTTPSGEEFRFQPPTGSALPADGFEDGNPDFKPTAAAPDASCEVVVSPTSDRLALLEPFAPFPKGNLSGLKVLYKVKGQCTTDTISAAGPWLKYKGHLPNISANTLIGAVNAATGETNVAYDEAGKQYSIPDLAAQWKAEGIEWLVVAEDNYGEGSAREHAALQPRYLGGRIILSKSFARIHETNLKKQGVVPLTFENPADYDRIDACDKVDTVGLYETLQAGGQGSIKLQKMETLRTAFADRPRPLLSYGVPFETAAAKHINDLFHASRVYIICSSSLSRNTDVLDRLNTSIGKNKIVGTRIGMRSHTYWSEILEIVHEARDSGADLILTIGAGSLTDGAKVVALALSNNVQTKADLSKLPVTPSQQATIHAPTIPIISIPTTLSAGEYSNFAGATDDTTQRKHTFQSPLKGPELVILDPSLTTTTPDSIWLSTGIRAVDHCIETFVAVEHTSEKTDRLALHALGLLVPGLLGCKVDKGDVEARLQCQLGSVDAMAACTAGVQLGASHGIGHQLGPLGRRGLDATKVDLGDVLDVVIRELGMPRSLKDVGVGRDQLDQLAENSLHDRWCKTNPVPLTEKSQILEILEMVVE, from the exons ATGGTGAGGCAGCTTGTTTGGCAGCGGGCCACCGCCTCTCGTAGG CTGGCTCCGAAGTGCCTTCCCCCACAAGGACTGTTCAACCGCCGCGGTCTGGCCACGGAGGCTTCCTCGGTGTCCTCTCGCATGCCCCCCTACCCCAAAATCCTGCGCAACTTGGAGGAAGTCCGTCGTGTCTTGGGTTCGTCTCGGGCTCTCACCCTAGCGGAGAAGATCCTCTACGCCCATCTGGCGAACCCCGAGGAGTCATTGCTGTCCGGCACGGACAATGGACGTGATATTCGCGGCAAGGCGAACCTGAAGTTGAAGCCGGACCGTGTGGCCATGCAAGATGCCTCGGCACAGATGGCTCTATTGCAGTTCATGTCGTGCGGTCTCCCGTCGACCGCAGTGCCCGCTAGTATTCACTGCGACCATATGATTGTGGGTGAGCGTGGTGCCGACACCGATTTACCTGCATCGATCAAGGGTAATAGTGAAGTGTTCGATTTCCTGGAGAGTGCCGCCAAACGCTACGGTATTGAATTCTGGGCTCCCGGTGCTGGTATCATTCACCAGAGCGTCCTGGAGAACTACGCCGCCCCTGGCTTGATGATGCTGGGTACTGACAGCCACACCCCGAATGCGGGTGGTCTCGGCGCTATTGCCATTGGTGTCGGTGGTGCTGATGCCGTGGATGCGTTGGTTGATGCTCCTTGGGAGTTGAAGGCACCTCGCGTTCTGGGTGTGCGACTGGAGGGTAAACTCAACGGCTGGGCTGCTCCCAAAGACATTATCCTGCACTTGGCAGGCAAGCTCACCGTCCGTGGAGGAACTGGCTTCATCATTGAGTATCACGGACCGGGTGTGGAAACCTTGAGCTGCACTGGCCAGGCTACCATCTGTAACATGGGTGCTGAGGTGGGTGCTACCACTTCGGTGTTCCCATTCTCTCCCAGCATGATCCCGTATTTGCAGGCCACGCACCGTGGAGATGTCGCTAAGGCGGCCGCCGAGATTGCCGCTTCGGGCCCCAAGAACCTTCTGCGTGCCGACAACGGTGCCGAGTATGACCAGGTGATTACTATTGACCTGTCGACACTGGAGCCACACATCAACGGACCGTTCACGCCGGATCTGTCTGTTCCCCTTTCCGCCTTTGCCGATACTGTTCGCGAGAAGAACTGGCCCGAAACCTTCGGAGCTGGACTGATTGGTAGCTGCACGAACAGCTCCTACGAAGACATGACTCGTGCCGAGGATCTGGTCAAGCAGGCCTCCGCTGCGGGCCTCAAGCCCAAGGCGGATTTCTTTATCACCCCAGGTAGTGAGCAGATCCGGGCGACCCTCGACCGCGACCAGACGCTCTCCACCTTTGCCTCTGCAGGCGGCACTGTCCTGGCCAATGCATGCGGGCCATGCATTGGTCAGTGGAAGCGGACTGATGGCGTGGCTAAGGGCGAGGATAACGCTATCTTCACTTCGTACAACCGTAACTTCCCCGGCCGTAACGACGGCAACCGTCGGACAATGAACTTCCTGGCCTCCCCAGAGCTTGTCACAGCGCTGGCGTATTCTGGCCGTACTACTTTCAACCCTATGACCGACAGCTTGACCACCCCGAGTGGTGAGGAGTTCCGGTTCCAGCCCCCAACTGGCTCTGCGCTGCCCGCTGATGGCTTCGAAGACGGTAACCCCGACTTCAAGCCCACCGCGGCGGCCCCCGACGCGAGCTGCGAGGTGGTTGTGTCGCCCACTTCCGATCGATTGGCTCTGCTGGAGCCATTTGCTCCCTTTCCCAAGGGAAACCTGTCTGGTCTGAAGGTGCTGTACAAGGTCAAGGGCCAGTGCACCACGGACACCATCTCCGCTGCCGGCCCATGGCTCAAGTACAAGGGCCACCTGCCCAATATCTCCGCCAACACCCTGATCGGCGCCGTCAACGCAGCAACTGGCGAGACCAACGTCGCCTACGACGAAGCCGGCAAGCAGTATTCCATCCCCGACCTGGCCGCTCAATGGAAGGCCGAGGGAATCGAATGGCTGGTGGTCGCCGAGGACAACTACGGTGAGGGTAGCGCTCGTGAGCACGCCGCGTTGCAGCCTCGCTACTTGGGCGGACGCATCATTCTCTCTAAGAGCTTCGCCCGTATTCACGAGACCAACCTCAAGAAGCAGGGTGTCGTGCCTTTGACTTTCGAGAACCCCGCCGACTACGACCGCATTGACGCATGTGACAAGGTCGACACAGTCGGACTGTACGAAACCCTGCAGGCAGGCGGACAGGGCTCGATCAAGCTGCAG aaaatggaaacccTCCGCACCGCCTTCGCAGACCGACCCcgccctctcctctcctACGGCGTGCCCTTCGAAACCGCCGCCGCAAAACACATAAACGACCTCTTCCACGCTTCAAGAGTCTACATAATCTGCTCAAGCTCCCTATCGCGAAACACAGACGTGCTCGACCGCCTAAACACCTCCATCGGAAAAAACAAGATAGTGGGAACCCGCATCGGAATGCGGAGCCATACATATTGGTCCGAGATCCTGGAGATCGTGCACGAAGCAAGAGACAGCGGAGCGGATTTGATATTGACAATTGGAGCGGGGAGTTTAACGGATGGGGCGAAGGTTGTTGCTTTG GCCCTATCCAACAACGTCCAAACAAAAGCCGACCTCTCCAAACTCCCCGTAACCCCCTCCCAACAAGCCACGATCCACGCCCCAACGATCCCCATAATCAGTATCCCGACGACCCTCTCCGCAGGCGAATATTCCAACTTCGCCGGCGCAACCGACGACACCACGCAACGCAAACACACCTTCCAGAGTCCGCTCAAGGGACCCGAGCTCGTAATCCTAGATCCAAGTCTCACGACCACGACCCCGGATTCCATCTGGCTCAGCACGGGGATCAGAGCGGTGGACCATTGCATCGAGACGTTCGTTGCTGTGGAACATACGAGCGAGAAGACGGACAGGCTTGCGTTGCATGCGTTGGGGCTTTTGGTGCCTGGGTTGCTGGGATGTAAGGTTGACAAGGGGGATGTGGAGGCGAGGTTGCAATGTCAGTTGGGGTCGGTGGATGCTATGGCGGCTTGTACGGCCGGGGTGCAACTAGGGGCTAGTCATGGGATTGGACATCAGTTGGGGCCGTTGGGG AGGAGAGGGTTGGATGCCACGAAGGTGGATCTGGGGGATGTTTTGGATGTGGTGATTCGGGAGTTGGGGATGCCTCGGTCGTTGAAGGATGTTGGGGTTGGTCGGGATCAGCTGGATCAGTTGGCTGAGAATAGTTTGCATGATCGGTGGTGTAAGACGAATCCGGTGCCGTTGACGGAGAAGAGTCAGATATTGGAGATTCTGGAGATGGTGGTCGAGTAG
- a CDS encoding uncharacterized protein (of unknown function-domain containing protein) — translation MDSPAVPAPLDPQEQPILDRLLRTRDALLLIKQDKSSYLKSRDVLPLYEEVVSEVEKLNAVRKGKDRRLPHNRLDYVLDDCFQLISLLFLTVGRNNEAPAVYSLATTVQRLLDHLEEAGFYSSKDLSSITKTLAHVHETIDRCRNVYSPALLTLLESRLEKCRLLLDKLQSGLAQLSPELVSTHETLVSILRSTSAVNTRSKFSASEVNALRDQLKKIQDSLKDGNFVGADGEPLPGQENVKGLLERCWMWTEIVLQREGKIDERFQDQYERLVEIRNQLDRLSVTQAWSLRETDLFGYQRKLDRIDEARVNGNFVDAEGQLADIHAQRTLLYLIRRSYGYIYALLISSEPVSEALLPVYNQLQTLKRCLLEVKESGGVANSRELYPYSMKLNSIDNMRVDGKFYVGSDIPEGQGSVNSLLAECYDIVWELRAAVQDDPDDRNA, via the exons ATGGATTCCCCCGCCGTCCCCGCTCCGTTAGATCCGCAAGAACAACCAATTCTCGACCGTCTGCTGCGCACCCGCGACGCTCTCCTGCTCATCAAGCAGGACAAGTCCTCCTATCTCAAGTCTCGCGACGTGCTTCCGCTATACGAGGAGGTGGTCTCTGAGGTGGAAAAGCTCAATGCCGTCCGGAAGGGGAAAGACCGCCGGCTGCCACATAACCGAC TTGACTATGTACTGGATGATTGCTTTCAATTGATCtcgttgctcttcttgaCGGTTGGTCGGAACAATGAGGCACCTGCAGT GTATTCTTTGGCAACTACAGTTCAG CGACTTCTTGACCATTTGGAAGAGGCTGGCTTCTACAGTTCCAAAGATCTTAGCTCCATCACAAAGACTCTCGCACATGTTCACGAAACCATCGATCGCTGTCGCAATGTATACTCGCCCGCTTTATTGACACTCTTGGAGAGCCGACTGGAGAAGTGCCGACTTTTATTGGACAAGTTGCAGAGTGGTCTTGCGCAGCTGAGCCCTGAACTTGTGTCCACTCATGAGACGCTTGTGTCAATCCTGCGGTCAACCTCTGCCGTCAACACTCGCTCAAAG TTCTCCGCATCGGAAGTGAATGCGCTACGGGATcagttgaagaagatccaggATTCATTGAAAGACGGCAATTTTGTTGGCGCTGATGGGGAACCTCTCCCGGGACAGGAAAATGTGAAAGGCTTATTGGAACGGTGCTGGATGTGGACGGAGATTGTTCTGCAAAG GGAGGGAAAGATTGATGAGCGGTTCCAAGACCAGTACGAGCGGTTGGTTGAGATTCGCAACCAGCTTGATCGGCTGTCTGTAACACAAGCGTGGTCTCTCCGCGAGACTGACCTGTTCGGCTATCAACGAAAACTCGACCGTATTGACGAGGCACGTGTGAATGGAAACTTTGTCGATGCGGAAGGACAACTGGCGGACATTCATGCGCAACGA ACCCTCCTGTATTTGATCCGGAGGAGCTATGGATACATCTATGCGCTTCTAATCTCTTCAGAACCGGTATCTGAGGCATTGTTACCGGTGTATAACCAACTCCAAACACTGAAGCGCTGCCTCCTTGAGGTTAAGGAGTCTGGCGGCGTGGCGAATTCGCGCGAACTTTACCCATATAGTATGAAG CTTAACTCCATTGATAATATGCGAGTAGATGGGAAGTTCTACGTTGGCAGCGACATCCCCGAAGGTCAGGGTAGCGTGAATTCACTATTAGCGGAATGTTACGACATTGTATGGGAGCTGCGGGCGGCCGTGCAGGACGATCCAGACGACCGGAATGCCTGa
- a CDS encoding ribosomal protein P1, protein MSTAELACSYAALILADDGIEVTADKLQTLLTAAKVQEVEPIWTSIFAKALEGKDIKDLLTNVGSGGAAPAGAAAAAGGAAAPAEAAAEEKKEEEKEESDEDMGFGLFD, encoded by the exons ATGTCTACTGCCGAGCTCGCTTGCTCCTACGCGGCCCTTATCCTTGCCGATGATGGCATCGAGGTCACC GCCGACAAGCTCCAGACTCTCCTGACCGCCGCCAAGGTTCAGGAAGTTGAGCCCATCTGGACTTCCATCTTCGCCAAG GCTCTTGAGGGCAAGGACATCAAGGATCTCCTGACCAACGTCGGCTCCGGTGGTGCCGCCCCCGCCGGcgctgctgccgctgctggtggCGCTGCTGCCCCCGCTGAGGCCGCcgctgaggagaagaaggaagaag AGAAGGAGGAGTCCGACGAGGACATGGGCTTCGGTCTTTTCGACTAA
- a CDS encoding PQ loop repeat-domain-containing protein, with amino-acid sequence MASAEPVPLTTREAASGLLGSISLTCWIFVLVPQLIENYRNGNAEAISLVFLAVWFVGDVTNLIGGLWAGLVPVIVAIAVYFCIADGVLIGQCLYYKMRNSRLQAFHRRRSSVETPDPTTPLLGRRFSDSLREGPASRRRSCSSQHRDGHANGPDDTLAKIVEENEVGRSAWVKNFSSVLAICVIGMGGWTIAWQSGVWQPAPQEDAGGAEIAVGAQVVGYFSAICYLGARLPQIYKNWKDKSCEGLSLLFFILSLLGNLTYGAGILCHSTEKNYIVTNIPWLLGSLGTMVEDITIFIQFRLYAVADSTAAGP; translated from the exons ATGGCTTCGGCAGAACCCGTACCATTAACCACCCGTGAAGCTGCCTCCGGACTCCTGGGATCGATTTCTTTGACCTGCTGGATCTTTGTCCTG GTACCTCAACTTATCGAGAACTATCGCAATGGCAATGCGGAGGCCAtctctcttgtctttctcgCCGTTTGGTTCGTCGGTGACGTAACCAACCTAATCGGTGGGCTTTGGGCCGGGCTGGTTCCCGTAATTGTGGCTATCGCAGTTTATTTCTGTATCGCAGACGGTGTGCTTATTGGGCAATGCCTCTACTACAAGATGCGCAATTCGCGTCTTCAGGCTTTCCATCGTCGACGTTCCTCCGTCGAAACACCTGACCCGACCACCCCGTTGCTCGGCCGGCGCTTTAGCGACAGCCTTCGAGAAGGGCCGGCTTCGCGCCGTCGGTCATGTTCGTCGCAGCACCGTGACGGCCATGCTAACGGTCCCGACGATACGTTAGCGAAAATTGTCGAGGAGAACGAGGTCGGTCGTAGTGCCTGGGTCAAGAACTTCAGCAGTGTCTTGGCCATCTGCGTGATTGGAATGGGTGGATGGACTATCGCATGGCAATCTGGTGTTTGGCAGCCGGCACCTCAGGAGGATGCCGGGGGTGCCGAGATAGCCGTTGGAGCCCAGGTGGTTGGGTATTTCAGCGCGATCTGCTATCTGGG TGCACGCCTGCCGCAGATCTATAAAAACTGGAAGGACAAATCTTGTGAGG GACTCTCACTTTTGTTCTTTATCCTCTCCCTCCTGGGAAATTTGACTTATGGCGCTGGT ATCCTTTGTCATTCAACGGAGAAGAACTACATTGTTACAAACATACCTTGGCTGCTGGGATCGCTGGGCACGATGGTCGAGGATATCACGATTTTTATACAATTTCGTCTATATGCGGTTGCGGACTCGACAGCCGCAGGGCCATGA